GCTGGGCGCACCCACCCCGCCACGGACCGTGCCCGCGGATTTCGTGAAAGCACACGTCATGTCAGGTCACCCGATTGCGCAGCGTGATGGTGGAGGTGAAGGTGCGCGATACCGCCGCATTGTTGATACCTGCCCTGCGGTCGGTGCTGATCATGCTCAGCGTTACCTGCACGGCATCGACCTGCGACCAGTCGGTCACCGCGTTGGCGGCTACGAACGCAGCGCCGCTGGCCTGGTGGTAGCGCAGCGTCATGCCGGTCACGTCGCGCACCATTTCGTAGCGGGTCGTTGCCGCCTTGCCCGTACCGTCCGAACTCAAACCCAGCGACAGGCGGTACAACGAGGTGCCGCCCGTCGCCGGGTTGGCGGCCACGTGCCAGTCGGCCGCCGTCATCCGGGCGATCTGCGCGTTGGCGGCGAACACGTAGCTGCTGCCACTGCTGCACACGGTGGGATAGCTCAGGTCCAGCGTGCAGTTGCCCGGCGTGCCCGCCGTTGCGTGTGTCAGCGTGGTGCCATTGACGTTGGACAGCTGCACGATGGCGCCATGATCCGGATCGCACACCATCACGATGTCGCCGGTGTTGAGGTTCGAACTCGATTCGTTGATGGTGAAGGTGGCCGCCGGCTCCGCATTGGCCTTCACACTGACGCCCACGCCCTCCACGCCCAGCAGGATCAGCGAATCCGTGTTCGCGGCACGACTGGCGGCGGCCGGGTCGGTCTGGCTGGCGGCATAGCCGATAATGGGCGTGGTCCAGTTGGTGTACCACTGGCTCGCGCTGTTGTTCACCACGTTGGCGATGCGCGTGCCGTTGCCGCAGCCGGTCAGGCCCGCCACGCGCAGGTCGCGCGCCATCATCTCGAAGGCCATGCGCGCGCTGTCCTGCACGTCGCTCACCGCCTTGTTGGAGCGATACACCTTCTGGTTGGTGGTGAACACGCTGATCACGCCGGCCATCACCACGGTGCCCAGCAACAGCGCCACCAGCAGTTCGATCAGCGTGAAGCCGGACTCGCGCGGCACATGCGGCGGACGACGCAGGGAAAAGGCGCGATGGCCGCTCATAGCAGGGCCTTGGTGGTAACGGTCTGTTGCTTCGTCGTGGCGTCCGCGCCGGAGCGCACATCCAGGAACGAAATGGTGATGGTGCATTCGCCGCTGGTGCCGCACTGGAT
This genomic interval from Dyella japonica A8 contains the following:
- a CDS encoding PilW family protein, which codes for MSGHRAFSLRRPPHVPRESGFTLIELLVALLLGTVVMAGVISVFTTNQKVYRSNKAVSDVQDSARMAFEMMARDLRVAGLTGCGNGTRIANVVNNSASQWYTNWTTPIIGYAASQTDPAAASRAANTDSLILLGVEGVGVSVKANAEPAATFTINESSSNLNTGDIVMVCDPDHGAIVQLSNVNGTTLTHATAGTPGNCTLDLSYPTVCSSGSSYVFAANAQIARMTAADWHVAANPATGGTSLYRLSLGLSSDGTGKAATTRYEMVRDVTGMTLRYHQASGAAFVAANAVTDWSQVDAVQVTLSMISTDRRAGINNAAVSRTFTSTITLRNRVT